The Sandaracinus amylolyticus genomic interval AGCTCGAGCTGGTCCTGCAGCGCGCTCACGTCGAGCGGCGCGCACTCCTCGACCGCGAGCGCGTCGTCGACGAACACGACGAGCGAGACGCGCGCGCTGGGATCGAGCGCCTGGAGGCGCTCGATCAGCGCGCTCGACGCGTCACGCAGCGCGGCGAGCGTCGGGCCCATCGAGCTCGACACGTCGACGCTGAGCACGACGTCGATCGGTCGTACGCAGATCGCTCCGTCCGGGAGCGGCGCCGCATCGACGGGCCCGGCATCGGCGCCGGCGTCGCTCGACAGGCAGAACACGTACGCGCGGCACGCCGGATCGTCGCAGTCGACGAGATCGTCGTCGTCGTCGTCGCGCCCGTTGCTGCACGCGTCGAGCGTGCTCTCGCCCTCGGCGTCGTCCTGATCGCACGCGCCGAGCAAGGGCGCGGCCAGCACGAGCGAGCAGAGAACGAAGGCGCGGAGCATCACGAGGGGCGCGAGCATGACGCGGCGCCGGTGTGCGCGCTATCGTGCGCGCGCCGTGACGACGCTGGCGCGATGGCTCGAGGCACGTGGCGCCTACCGCGACGTCGTCGCGTGGGCCGAGCCCTTCGGCGACGACTGGAGCGCGGCGTGGACCGCGTGCCCGCGCGGCGACTGGCTGCTCGCGATCGCCGCGACGCTCGAGACGACCGATCGCCGCGCCCTGGTGCGCGCGGCGTGCGCGTGCGCCGAGCTCGCGCTCGAGGCCGTCGACGATCCGAGCGCGCGCGATGCGCTCACCGCCGCGCGCGTTTGGTGCGACGGCGCCGAGGCGCCCGATCCCACGGCGCTCGAGGCCGCGTTCGCCATCCCGGGCGACCCGGCGATCCAGAGCGCGCAGGCGGCGGCCCTCGCGACGCTCGCGACGATCCGTGATCCCCGCGAAGCGCCGGGCGCAGCCGCTGCCGCGGTCCACGCCAACGCGCTGGCGACCGGCGAGTGCGCGCTCGACGCGGTCCTCCGCTACGCCCACGCGACGACCGCGGACCGGGTGCGCGCCTTCCTCCCTGCGCCGGTCGCTGCGAGGGGTTGACGAGCGACCCACGCGCGAACGAGCCTACCTACCCATCTCGGATCTCGGATGAATCGCACCCTCCTCATGCTCTCGGCGGCGCTCCTCGCGATGGGCGTCCTGGTCTTCTGGATGTACCAGGACCAGTTCCGCGCGGAGGAGGCCGGTGGCCAGGCGATCGAGGTGGTCGCGGCAGCGATCGACATCGAGCTGGGCCAGCCGGTGCGCGCCGAGTGGCTGACCACGAAGGAAGTCCCGCAGAGCTACCTCGAGGAGCGCCACATCCGGGCCGACGGGATGCGCGATCTGATCGGGCTTCCGCTCGCGCAGTCCGTGCACGCCGGCGAGGCGGTGCTGCGCACCGATCTGAGCGCGATGTCGGACGCGCGTCGCACGCTCTCGGGCACCGTCCCGACGGGCCAGCGCGCGGTGACGATCATGGCGCGTCCGACGTCGACGTTCGGCGGGCTGCTGCGCCCCGGCGATCGCGTGGACGTGCTGCTCACGGTCGGCAGCCGCGAGCTGCCCGACACCTGGCGTCAGGTCGTCGTGCTCGAGAACATCCTGGTGCTCGCGGTGGGCCAGGAGTTCGAGATCCGGGAGGCGGTCGAGGCCCCGACGACCGGCGGCTCGCGCGGCGACACCCGCGACGTGCGCTTCGGCCGCGCGACGAACATCACGCTGCAGGTGACGATCGAGCAGGGCGCGCTGCTCACGATCGCGCGCCAGCGCGGCGGGCTGAGCCTGCTGCTGCGCAACCCGAACGACATCCAGGTCGGCGGCGAGCACCCCGACATCGTCGCGGCCGACGTGCTCGACGCGACGCGACGCGCGCGGTTCCTCCGCCGCACGATCGCAGTGGCGGCGCCGCCCGCGCCTCCGCCCGCCGAGGGCGCACCGACCGCGCCGGGCACCGAGCCCGCGGCCCCGACCGCTCCGACCGCTCCGACCGCTCCGACCGCCCCGGCTGCGCCCGCGCCCGCAACGCCCTGATCGTCGGCGACGCGCACGATCTCGCTCCGTCCGCGGGAGGAAATCGTCCGGCGCGACGAATATCGTTCCGTGGTTCCCGTCCGACACGCGCCGCCGGCCCGCTCGTTCGTGACCGCGAGACGTCGGCTCGCCACCATCGCGTCCGAGGAGGGGTCCCATTTCCGACGAGCCGGCGAAGAAGCGATCGCTCCGCGACGAGGAGCTGATCACCCAGCGCTCGATCGGGCGCCGCTCGAGCATGACGATGCTCGGCGCTGCGGTGCTGGGCGCTCCGGTTCTCGGCACCGCGATCACCCCGGCCGAGGCGCAGGTCACGGATCGAGACGCGAGCGACGCCGCGGGTCGCGGGCGCGGCTGCCCCGGGTGGAGCGACAGCGATCTCGAGGACGCGGCGGGCTGCAGCCGTCGGACCGGGCTGACCGATCGGGATCGCTCGGACCCGGCGAGCCGTGGTCGCGGTCGTCGCAGCTGCAGCGACGCGGACCCCTACGACCCGGCGGGCCGCGGTCGCCAATGCTGAAGGGCGGGGTCGTCGTTCCGCAGCGATGAACATCTCCGTTCGGGCTGCGTCGATCAGGGCTTCCGGGGGGTTCCCCGGGTGTGCGATGCTCCGGCCGCGGCGTCCGCGGACCGCGTCGTCGCGGGAGGGTACGGGAGACATGAGCGAGAAGAAGAAGAAGACGCTGGAGGATGCGGACCTGGTGACCGAGCGCCCGATGGGCCGCCGGTCGAGCATCGCGCTGCTCGGAGGCGCCGTGCTCGGCGCGGCAGGCATCATCGCCGCGACGACGCCGAGCCAGGCGGAAGCGCAGTGCACCGACAGCGATCGTGGCCCGAACGCCGATCCCGGCGGCCGTGGACGCGGCAACGGCGTCACCGACAGCGACGGCGGCCCCAACGCCGATCGCGCCGGTTGCGGTCGTGGTCGCCGCAGCTGCAGCGACAGCGATCCCAACGACCCCGCGGGTCGTGGCCGCCACTGCTGATCCCTCACTGGAGTGCGCGTCCCGCAGGTCTCGGACGGCAGCGCGCGAGGCGCGCGGACGGTAGGGACCCGCGGGGGCGACGCGATCGGATCCCGCGATCGGTTCGCGCGTACCTGACAGAAAGCTGACAGGTGAGACTGGAGCCCGGCTGGCCGTCATGGCCTCCGGGCTCTAGTTTTTGCGGCTCGCATGACCAACGACGATCGCTTCGAGCTCGTGACGCACATGCAGCCGCGCGGCGATCAGCCGGCGGCCATCGAGGCGCTGGTGCGCGGGCTCGAGCAAGGTGCGAAGCGTCAGTGCCTGCTCGGGATCACCGGCAGCGGAAAGACGTTCACCATCGCGAACGTCATCCAGCGCACGCAGCGTCCCGCGCTGATCATGGCGCCGAACAAGACGCTCGCGGCGCAGCTCTACGGCGAGATGCGCGAGCTCTTCCCGAACAACGCGGTCGAGTACTTCGTCAGCTACTACGACTACTACCAGCCCGAGGCGTACGTCCCGTCGAGCGACACGTACATCGAGAAAGACGCGATCATCAACGAGAAGATCGATCGCATGCGGCACAGCGCGACCCGCGCGCTGCTCTCGCGTCGCGACGTGATCATCGTGGCGAGCGTCTCGTGCATCTACGGCATCGGCTCGCGCGACTCGTACGTCGAGATGATGATCCGGATCGAGAAGGGCCAGCAGATCCGGCGCGACGAGCTGCTGCGGCGCCTCGTCGACGTGCAGTACGAGAGGAACGACGTCGACTTCCATCGAGGCACGTTCCGCGTGCGCGGCGACGTGGTCGAGATCTTCCCGGTCAGCGAGGAGACGAAGGCGATCCGCGTCGAGTTCTGGGGCGACGAGATCGATCGCATCCAGGAGATCGATCCGCTGCGCGGCAAGCCGATCCGCGAGCTGAGCGGCTACGCGATCTTCCCGGGCTCGCACTACGTCACGCCCGAAGAGCAGCGGAAGCGCGCCATCGAGGGGATCAAGACCGAGCTGCAGGATCGGCTCGAGGACCTCTCGAGCGAGATGAAGCTCGTCGAGAAGCAGCGGCTCGAGCAGCGCACGCTCTACGACCTCGAGATGATGGAGCAGACCGGGTTCTGCCACGGCATCGAGAACTACTCGCGGCACTTGAGCGGACGGATGAAGGACGAGCCGCCGCCGGTGCTGATCGACTACTTCGCGCAGGACTTCCTCCTGGTGCTCGACGAGTCGCACCAGACGGTCCCGCAGATCGCCGCGATGTTCCGGGGCGATCGCGCGCGGAAGGAGATCCTCGTCGATCACGGGTTCCGTCTGCCGAGCGCGCTCGACAACCGACCGCTGCAGTTCGACGAGTTCTGGCAGCGCGCGGGCGACACGATCTTCGTCAGCGCGACGCCCGGCGAGTACGAGCTCGAGGAGACGCAGGGCGAGGTCGTCGAGCAGATCATCCGCCCCACGGGCCTGATCGATCCGGTGATCCACGTCCGGCCGGTGACGAACCAGGTCGACGATCTGCTCGGCGAGATCCGCGGGCGCGTGGAGCGCGACGAGCGCGTGCTCGTGACCACGCTGACCAAGCGCATGGCCGAGGATCTGACCGAGTACTACTCGGAGCTCGGCGTGCGCGTTCGTTATCTCCACAGCGACGTCGACACGCTCGAGCGCGTCGAGATCCTGCGCGATCTGAGGCGCGGCGAGTTCGACGTGCTCGTCGGGATCAACCTGCTGCGAGAGGGTCTCGATCTGCCCGAGGTGTCGCTCGTCGCGATCCTCGACGCCGACAAGGAAGGCTTCCTGCGCTCGCCGCGCTCGCTGATCCAGACGATCGGGCGCGCGGCGCGAAACGTCCGCGGCGAAGTGCTCATGTACGCCGACAGGGTCACCGACGCGATGCAGTACGCGATGGACGAGACCAACCGGCGCCGCGAGATCCAGCAGAAATACAACGAAGAGCACGGGATCACG includes:
- the cpaB gene encoding Flp pilus assembly protein CpaB — translated: MNRTLLMLSAALLAMGVLVFWMYQDQFRAEEAGGQAIEVVAAAIDIELGQPVRAEWLTTKEVPQSYLEERHIRADGMRDLIGLPLAQSVHAGEAVLRTDLSAMSDARRTLSGTVPTGQRAVTIMARPTSTFGGLLRPGDRVDVLLTVGSRELPDTWRQVVVLENILVLAVGQEFEIREAVEAPTTGGSRGDTRDVRFGRATNITLQVTIEQGALLTIARQRGGLSLLLRNPNDIQVGGEHPDIVAADVLDATRRARFLRRTIAVAAPPAPPPAEGAPTAPGTEPAAPTAPTAPTAPTAPAAPAPATP
- the uvrB gene encoding excinuclease ABC subunit UvrB; translated protein: MTNDDRFELVTHMQPRGDQPAAIEALVRGLEQGAKRQCLLGITGSGKTFTIANVIQRTQRPALIMAPNKTLAAQLYGEMRELFPNNAVEYFVSYYDYYQPEAYVPSSDTYIEKDAIINEKIDRMRHSATRALLSRRDVIIVASVSCIYGIGSRDSYVEMMIRIEKGQQIRRDELLRRLVDVQYERNDVDFHRGTFRVRGDVVEIFPVSEETKAIRVEFWGDEIDRIQEIDPLRGKPIRELSGYAIFPGSHYVTPEEQRKRAIEGIKTELQDRLEDLSSEMKLVEKQRLEQRTLYDLEMMEQTGFCHGIENYSRHLSGRMKDEPPPVLIDYFAQDFLLVLDESHQTVPQIAAMFRGDRARKEILVDHGFRLPSALDNRPLQFDEFWQRAGDTIFVSATPGEYELEETQGEVVEQIIRPTGLIDPVIHVRPVTNQVDDLLGEIRGRVERDERVLVTTLTKRMAEDLTEYYSELGVRVRYLHSDVDTLERVEILRDLRRGEFDVLVGINLLREGLDLPEVSLVAILDADKEGFLRSPRSLIQTIGRAARNVRGEVLMYADRVTDAMQYAMDETNRRREIQQKYNEEHGITPETVKRAVLDLDPSSGGADWSSVPRGRDVAEDTSKSLPERIEELRSEMLLAAEQLEFEKAAELRDRIKKLESQMDGAPVAASASSAKKAPARGAAARSGNRGRARGR